From Salvelinus fontinalis isolate EN_2023a chromosome 30, ASM2944872v1, whole genome shotgun sequence, one genomic window encodes:
- the rpl38 gene encoding 60S ribosomal protein L38, translated as MPRKIEEIKDFLLTARRKDAKSVKIKKNKDNVKFKVRCSRYLYTLVITDKEKAEKLKQSLPPGLAVKELK; from the exons ATG CCACGCAAAATTGAAGAAATCAAAGATTTCCTGCTTACAGCGAGAAGGAAGGATGCCAAGT CCGTAAAGATCAAGAAGAACAAGGACAATGTTAAGTTCAAGGTGCGTTGCAGCAGGTACCTGTACACCCTTGTCATCACAGACAAGGAGAAGGCTGAGAAGCTGAAGCAGTCCCTGCCCCCAG GTCTGGCTGTGAAGGAGCTCAAGTAG